The following coding sequences lie in one Xanthomonas hyacinthi genomic window:
- a CDS encoding SDR family NAD(P)-dependent oxidoreductase, whose amino-acid sequence MGESDVSEIVVMTGATGGLGAHAAALIAARPETRLFIGARGSGRSGPTGTEVLQLDLASLASVRAFAEAIKKRLDGRPIDRLVLNGGVQYSDMDQRSADGFEAAFAVNHLAHYLLARLLLPCMAENGRLVITTSDTHDPRINPLAPRSLDPQTLAHPKGKGGPGAGMRAYSASKLCNLLTARTLSALDEATARRIEVIAYNPGFTLGTSLMRTAPPWMRNVLDGRFGRSLLLFVSRFLRQLYPGTPERAGDVLAQLVEGELTLPPGRIYVSLVRGEVTFPDPSPLALSDEAAECLWRESAAMVGVN is encoded by the coding sequence ATGGGTGAGAGCGACGTCTCAGAGATTGTTGTGATGACCGGCGCAACAGGCGGTCTGGGAGCACACGCCGCCGCGCTGATCGCCGCCCGGCCCGAAACGAGGCTGTTCATCGGCGCGCGCGGAAGCGGGCGAAGCGGGCCGACCGGTACCGAAGTGCTGCAGCTGGATCTCGCCTCGCTTGCCAGCGTGCGGGCCTTTGCCGAAGCGATAAAAAAGCGGCTGGACGGCCGGCCGATCGATAGGCTGGTGCTCAACGGCGGCGTGCAATATTCGGACATGGATCAGCGCAGTGCCGACGGCTTCGAGGCCGCGTTCGCGGTAAACCACCTCGCCCATTATCTGCTGGCGCGACTGCTTCTGCCCTGCATGGCCGAAAACGGCCGGCTGGTGATCACGACCAGCGACACCCATGATCCTAGGATCAATCCGCTGGCGCCGAGATCGCTCGATCCGCAAACGCTGGCGCATCCAAAGGGCAAGGGCGGTCCGGGCGCGGGCATGCGCGCCTACTCGGCGTCGAAGCTATGCAACCTGTTGACGGCGCGGACGCTGTCGGCGCTCGATGAGGCGACCGCGCGCCGGATCGAGGTGATTGCCTACAATCCCGGGTTCACGCTCGGCACCTCGCTGATGCGAACGGCGCCGCCATGGATGCGGAATGTGCTGGATGGCCGATTCGGGCGATCGCTGCTGCTGTTCGTCAGTCGCTTTCTCCGCCAGCTCTATCCCGGTACGCCTGAACGCGCCGGGGACGTATTGGCCCAGCTTGTGGAGGGTGAGCTGACCCTGCCGCCTGGGCGCATCTACGTTTCGCTCGTCAGGGGCGAGGTTACCTTCCCCGATCCTTCGCCTCTCGCCCTGAGTGACGAAGCGGCCGAATGTTTGTGGCGCGAAAGCGCTGCCATGGTTGGCGTCAACTGA
- a CDS encoding NUDIX hydrolase, which translates to MPDLPLRRQLQAYAARWPPQAEVAAQFLALLDDAQDPFVRARLDGHFTGSAWLVSADGARTLLTHHRQLQRWLQLGGHADGDRDLAQVALKEAEEESGLPGLALEDGVLFDLDRHWIPERQDVPGHWHFDARYVVRAGADEAFAVSAESLALVWRPIAELLAEPDLDPSLRRMARKWVEHNEPAP; encoded by the coding sequence ATGCCGGACCTTCCCCTGCGCCGCCAGTTGCAGGCCTATGCCGCCCGTTGGCCGCCGCAGGCCGAGGTTGCCGCGCAATTCCTGGCCTTGCTGGACGATGCGCAGGACCCCTTCGTGCGTGCGCGCCTGGACGGCCACTTCACCGGCTCGGCCTGGCTGGTCAGCGCCGACGGCGCGCGTACCCTGCTGACCCACCACCGCCAGCTGCAGCGCTGGCTGCAGCTGGGCGGGCATGCCGACGGCGACCGCGACCTGGCGCAGGTGGCGCTGAAGGAGGCCGAAGAAGAGTCGGGGCTGCCTGGATTGGCGTTGGAGGATGGCGTCCTGTTCGACCTGGACCGGCACTGGATCCCCGAGCGCCAGGACGTGCCGGGGCACTGGCACTTCGACGCGCGCTACGTGGTGCGCGCCGGCGCCGACGAGGCGTTCGCGGTCAGCGCCGAATCGCTGGCCCTGGTCTGGCGCCCGATCGCCGAACTGCTGGCCGAACCGGACCTGGATCCGTCGCTGCGGCGGATGGCGCGGAAATGGGTGGAGCACAATGAACCTGCTCCCTAA